One genomic segment of Stenotrophomonas sp. 704A1 includes these proteins:
- a CDS encoding glutamine--tRNA ligase/YqeY domain fusion protein: MSEHIPASPETPADSHEKRDFIRQIVREDLASGKHQAIKTRFPPEPNGYLHIGHAKSICLNFGIAGEFSGVCNLRFDDTNPAKEDPEYVAAIQDDVRWLGFEWNELRHASDYFQTYYLAAEKLIEQGKAYVCDLSAEEVRAYRGTLTEPGRPSPWRDRSVEENLDLFRRMRAGEFPDGARTLRAKIDMASGNINLRDPALYRIKHVEHQNTGNAWPIYPMYDFAHALGDSIEGITHSLCTLEFEDHRPLYDWCVDNVDFAHDDALTQPLVDAGLPREAAKPRQIEFSRLNINYTVMSKRKLMALVTEQLVDGWEDPRMPTLQGLRRRGYTPAAMRLFAERVGISKQNSLIDFSVLEGALREDLDSAAPRRMAVVDPVKLVLTNLPEGHEEQLTFSNHPKDESFGSREVPFAREVWIDREDFAEVPPKGWKRLVPGGEVRLRGAGIIRCDEVIKDADGTITELRGWLDPESRPGMEGANRKVKGTIHWVSAVHGVPAEIRLYDRLFSVPNPDDESEGKTYRDYLNPESRRTVTGYVEPAAASAAPEQSFQFERTGYFVADRRDHSEAKPVFNRSVTLRDTWSA, translated from the coding sequence ATGTCCGAGCATATCCCCGCCAGCCCCGAGACCCCCGCCGACAGCCACGAAAAGCGCGATTTCATCCGCCAGATCGTGCGCGAGGACCTGGCCAGCGGAAAGCACCAGGCGATCAAGACCCGTTTCCCGCCGGAACCGAACGGCTACCTGCACATCGGCCACGCCAAGTCGATCTGCCTGAACTTCGGCATCGCCGGCGAGTTCAGCGGCGTCTGCAACCTGCGCTTCGATGACACCAACCCGGCCAAGGAAGATCCGGAGTACGTGGCCGCGATCCAGGACGACGTGCGCTGGCTGGGCTTCGAGTGGAACGAGCTGCGCCACGCCTCCGATTACTTCCAGACCTATTACCTGGCCGCCGAGAAGCTGATCGAACAGGGCAAGGCCTATGTCTGCGACCTGTCGGCCGAGGAAGTGCGCGCCTACCGCGGCACCCTGACCGAGCCGGGCCGCCCGTCGCCGTGGCGCGACCGCAGCGTCGAGGAAAACCTCGACCTGTTCCGCCGCATGCGTGCCGGTGAGTTCCCGGATGGCGCGCGTACCCTGCGCGCGAAGATCGACATGGCGAGCGGCAACATCAACCTGCGTGATCCGGCGCTGTACCGCATCAAGCACGTCGAACACCAGAACACCGGCAACGCGTGGCCGATCTACCCGATGTACGACTTCGCCCATGCGCTGGGTGATTCGATCGAGGGCATCACCCACTCGCTGTGCACGCTGGAATTCGAAGACCACCGCCCGCTGTACGACTGGTGCGTGGACAACGTCGATTTCGCCCACGACGACGCGCTGACCCAGCCGCTGGTCGATGCCGGCCTGCCGCGCGAAGCGGCCAAGCCGCGCCAGATCGAGTTCTCGCGTCTGAACATCAACTACACGGTGATGAGCAAGCGCAAGCTGATGGCGCTGGTCACCGAACAGCTGGTGGATGGCTGGGAAGACCCGCGCATGCCGACCCTGCAGGGCCTGCGTCGCCGTGGCTATACCCCGGCGGCGATGCGCCTGTTCGCCGAGCGCGTGGGCATCAGCAAGCAGAATTCGCTGATCGACTTCAGCGTGCTGGAAGGCGCGCTGCGCGAAGACCTGGACAGCGCCGCGCCGCGCCGCATGGCGGTGGTCGATCCGGTCAAGCTGGTGCTGACCAACCTGCCGGAAGGCCACGAAGAGCAGCTGACCTTCAGCAACCACCCGAAGGACGAGAGCTTCGGCAGCCGCGAAGTGCCGTTCGCACGCGAAGTGTGGATCGACCGCGAGGACTTCGCCGAAGTGCCGCCGAAGGGCTGGAAGCGCCTGGTCCCCGGTGGCGAAGTGCGCCTGCGCGGTGCCGGCATCATCCGCTGCGATGAAGTGATCAAGGATGCCGACGGCACCATCACCGAGCTGCGTGGCTGGCTGGATCCGGAATCGCGTCCGGGCATGGAAGGCGCCAACCGCAAGGTCAAGGGCACCATCCACTGGGTCAGCGCCGTGCATGGTGTGCCGGCCGAGATCCGCCTGTACGACCGCCTGTTCTCGGTGCCGAACCCGGACGACGAATCGGAAGGCAAGACCTACCGCGATTACCTCAATCCGGAATCGCGCCGCACCGTCACCGGCTACGTCGAGCCGGCCGCGGCCAGCGCCGCGCCGGAGCAGTCGTTCCAGTTCGAGCGCACCGGCTACTTCGTGGCTGACCGCCGCGACCACAGCGAAGCCAAGCCGGTGTTCAACCGCAGCGTGACCCTGCGCGACACCTGGTCGGCCTGA
- the pip gene encoding prolyl aminopeptidase, with amino-acid sequence MRTLYPAITPYDVGTLKVDDRHTLYFEQCGNPEGKPVVMLHGGPGGGCSDKMRQFHDPAKYRIILFDQRGAGRSTPHADLVDNTTWDLVADIETLREHLKVDRWQVFGGSWGSTLALAYAETHPQRVTELVLRGIFMLRRWELEWFYQEGANRLFPDAWEHYLKPIPPVERHDLISAFHRRLTSDDETTRLEAAKAWAVWEGATSFLHVDDDFINSHEDPHFALAFARIENHYFVNGGFFEVEDQLLRDAHRIADIPGVIVHGRYDVVCPLANAWDLTKVWPKAKLEITPASGHSAFEAENVDALVRATDSFA; translated from the coding sequence ATGCGTACGCTGTACCCCGCCATCACCCCCTACGACGTCGGCACCCTGAAGGTCGATGACCGCCACACGCTGTACTTCGAACAGTGCGGCAACCCGGAGGGCAAGCCGGTGGTGATGCTGCACGGTGGCCCGGGCGGCGGCTGCAGCGACAAGATGCGCCAGTTCCACGACCCGGCGAAGTACCGCATCATCCTGTTCGACCAGCGCGGCGCCGGTCGTTCCACCCCGCACGCGGACCTGGTGGACAACACCACCTGGGACCTCGTTGCCGATATCGAAACGCTGCGCGAGCACCTCAAGGTCGATCGCTGGCAGGTGTTCGGCGGCAGCTGGGGCTCGACCCTGGCGCTGGCCTATGCCGAAACCCATCCGCAGCGCGTGACCGAACTGGTCCTGCGCGGCATCTTCATGCTGCGCCGCTGGGAGCTGGAATGGTTCTACCAGGAAGGCGCCAACCGCCTGTTCCCGGATGCGTGGGAGCACTACCTGAAGCCGATTCCGCCGGTGGAACGTCATGACCTGATCTCGGCGTTCCACCGCCGCCTGACCAGCGACGACGAAACCACCCGCCTGGAAGCGGCCAAGGCGTGGGCGGTATGGGAAGGCGCGACCAGCTTCCTGCATGTCGATGATGACTTCATCAACAGCCACGAAGACCCGCATTTCGCCCTGGCCTTCGCACGCATCGAGAACCACTACTTCGTCAACGGCGGCTTCTTCGAGGTGGAAGACCAGCTGCTGCGCGACGCGCACCGCATCGCCGACATCCCCGGCGTGATCGTGCACGGCCGCTACGATGTGGTCTGCCCGCTGGCCAACGCCTGGGACCTGACCAAGGTGTGGCCGAAGGCGAAGCTGGAGATCACCCCGGCCTCGGGCCATTCGGCGTTCGAAGCCGAGAACGTGGACGCGCTGGTGCGCGCCACCGACAGCTTCGCCTGA
- the msrA gene encoding peptide-methionine (S)-S-oxide reductase MsrA: protein MLGIGAFKQRLPRAEEALPGRDQPLPLHSNQHFVNSHPLKDRFAGLQQIRFALGCFWGAERKFWTEPGVYSTSVGYAGGITPNPTYEEVCSGLTGHTEVVQVVFDPAVVSLERLLQLFWESHDPTQGMRQGNDTGTQYRSAIHATDEAQYAAALASREAYQAQLEAAGYGPITTEIVYPAPTYYYAEDYHQQYLAKNPNGYCGIGGTGVSCPIGLDVEGPR, encoded by the coding sequence ATCCTGGGCATCGGAGCCTTCAAGCAGCGCCTGCCGCGTGCCGAGGAGGCGCTGCCGGGGCGCGATCAGCCGTTGCCGCTGCACAGCAACCAGCACTTCGTGAACAGCCATCCGCTGAAGGACCGTTTCGCCGGCCTGCAGCAGATCCGCTTCGCGCTGGGCTGCTTCTGGGGCGCTGAACGCAAGTTCTGGACCGAGCCGGGCGTGTACAGCACCTCGGTCGGCTATGCCGGCGGGATCACCCCGAACCCGACCTATGAAGAGGTCTGCTCGGGCCTGACCGGGCACACCGAGGTGGTGCAGGTGGTGTTCGACCCGGCCGTGGTGAGCCTGGAGCGGCTGCTGCAGCTGTTCTGGGAAAGCCACGACCCGACCCAGGGCATGCGCCAGGGCAACGACACCGGCACCCAGTACCGCTCGGCGATCCACGCCACCGACGAGGCGCAGTACGCCGCGGCGCTGGCCAGCCGCGAGGCCTACCAGGCGCAGCTGGAGGCGGCCGGCTACGGGCCGATCACCACCGAAATCGTGTACCCGGCGCCGACGTACTACTACGCCGAGGACTACCACCAGCAGTACCTGGCGAAGAATCCGAACGGGTATTGCGGGATTGGTGGCACCGGCGTGAGCTGCCCGATCGGGCTGGATGTGGAGGGGCCGCGCTGA
- a CDS encoding LysR substrate-binding domain-containing protein — MNLRDLKYLVALADHKHFGRAAASCFVSQPTLSTQIRKLEEELGLPLVERAPRKVMLTPAGQEAAARARVIVAEVEQLKEAARRSRDPEAGTVRLGIFPTLGPYLLPHVIPRIRTRFPELELLLVEEKSDVLLERLREGRLDAALLAMPVIDDQLHAEFLFEEPFLLAVSGRHPLAQREHLDVQELATQKLLLLEDGHCLRDQALEVCRLFGANEKSEFRATSLETLRQMVAADVGITLLPSLSVQPPVPRSTNIRLLDFVGEGRPSRRIAMVWRRSSAMNEFLLELADQFKRLPHALFTLEALGPAQDDAAALPAPVLNG; from the coding sequence ATGAACCTGCGTGACCTGAAGTACCTGGTGGCCCTGGCCGATCACAAGCATTTCGGCCGGGCCGCCGCCTCCTGCTTCGTCAGCCAGCCCACGCTGTCGACCCAGATCCGCAAGCTGGAAGAGGAACTGGGCCTGCCGCTGGTCGAGCGTGCACCGCGCAAGGTGATGCTGACCCCTGCCGGGCAGGAAGCCGCCGCGCGGGCGCGGGTGATCGTGGCCGAGGTGGAGCAGCTGAAGGAAGCGGCGCGCCGCAGCCGCGACCCGGAAGCGGGCACGGTGCGCCTGGGAATCTTCCCGACCCTGGGCCCCTATCTGCTGCCGCATGTGATCCCGCGCATCCGCACGCGTTTCCCCGAGCTCGAGCTGCTGCTGGTGGAAGAAAAGAGCGATGTGCTGCTGGAGCGCCTGCGCGAAGGCAGGCTGGATGCCGCGCTGCTGGCGATGCCGGTGATCGACGATCAGCTGCACGCGGAATTCCTGTTCGAAGAACCGTTCCTGCTGGCCGTTTCCGGGCGCCACCCGTTGGCCCAGCGCGAGCACCTGGACGTGCAGGAACTGGCCACGCAGAAACTGCTGCTGCTGGAAGACGGCCACTGCCTGCGCGACCAGGCGCTGGAAGTGTGCCGGCTGTTCGGTGCCAACGAGAAGTCCGAGTTCCGCGCCACCAGCCTGGAGACCCTGCGGCAGATGGTGGCCGCCGACGTCGGCATCACCCTGCTGCCGAGTCTGTCGGTGCAACCGCCGGTGCCGCGCTCGACCAACATCCGCCTGCTCGACTTCGTCGGCGAAGGCCGGCCGAGCCGCCGCATCGCCATGGTCTGGCGCCGCAGCTCGGCGATGAACGAGTTCCTGCTGGAACTGGCCGACCAGTTCAAGCGCCTGCCGCATGCGCTGTTCACCCTGGAAGCGCTGGGGCCAGCCCAGGACGACGCTGCGGCGCTGCCCGCACCGGTGCTGAACGGCTGA
- a CDS encoding putative signal transducing protein, with protein MHIVYKADNLFDAHLVKHALEDAGIPAFVFGESLLGGMGELPLFGVLRVGIPDAARPQAEDIVAALDLGHAPDDPISDADDIAGLPA; from the coding sequence ATGCACATCGTGTACAAGGCCGACAACCTGTTCGATGCCCACCTGGTCAAGCATGCGCTGGAGGATGCGGGTATCCCCGCCTTCGTGTTCGGCGAATCGTTGCTGGGCGGCATGGGCGAACTGCCGCTGTTCGGGGTGCTGCGGGTGGGCATCCCTGATGCGGCACGGCCGCAGGCCGAGGACATCGTGGCCGCGCTGGACTTGGGGCACGCCCCGGACGACCCCATTTCAGATGCAGACGACATTGCCGGCCTTCCGGCGTAG
- the ahpC gene encoding alkyl hydroperoxide reductase subunit C → MSLINTQIQPFEANAYLNGEFIKVSDSTLKGQWSVLIFMPAAFTFNCPTEIEDAADHYAEFKKAGAEVYIVTTDTHFSHKVWHETSPAVGKAQFPLVGDPTHQLTNAFGVHIPEEGLALRGTFIINPEGVIKTLEIHSNEIARDVSETLRKLKAAQFTAANPNQVCPAKWKEGEKTLTPSLDLVGKI, encoded by the coding sequence ATGTCCCTGATCAACACCCAGATCCAGCCGTTCGAAGCCAATGCTTACCTGAATGGCGAGTTCATCAAGGTCTCCGACAGCACCCTGAAGGGCCAGTGGTCGGTCCTGATCTTCATGCCGGCAGCCTTCACGTTCAACTGCCCGACCGAGATCGAAGACGCTGCTGACCATTACGCCGAGTTCAAGAAGGCCGGCGCCGAGGTCTACATCGTCACCACCGATACCCACTTCTCGCACAAGGTCTGGCACGAAACCTCGCCGGCCGTGGGCAAGGCCCAGTTCCCGCTGGTCGGCGACCCGACCCACCAGCTGACCAACGCCTTCGGCGTGCATATTCCGGAAGAAGGCCTGGCCCTGCGCGGCACCTTCATCATCAATCCGGAAGGCGTGATCAAGACCCTGGAGATCCACTCCAACGAGATCGCCCGTGACGTGTCCGAGACCCTGCGCAAGCTGAAGGCCGCCCAGTTCACCGCCGCCAACCCGAACCAGGTGTGCCCGGCCAAGTGGAAGGAAGGCGAGAAGACCCTGACCCCGTCGCTGGACCTGGTCGGCAAGATCTAA
- a CDS encoding DUF6348 family protein, translating to MTPSHALLPLLQQVLHEGGIASRVDGGALLLDSGLRLTPHAMAAHARDKGGWQTSTVIETQHPGLFAEGLFEYQHANGADEHASLRSGFQTWVQVDLATLQTAIGADDAQGLPMMGLTYPAADDGQEHQRTVVLGPLAHYRAQEVDAATCSADDHGSCPCCLFTRSMDAFEDLLKARPFLAIRLFASRDADGLCEADCRVNGHDFGAALPLLRAYAASWPQAGLEFRKQYVVIRTGAPA from the coding sequence ATGACTCCCTCCCACGCGCTCCTTCCGTTGCTTCAGCAGGTCCTGCACGAGGGCGGCATCGCCAGCCGCGTCGATGGCGGCGCGCTGCTGCTGGACAGCGGCCTGCGCCTCACCCCGCACGCAATGGCCGCGCACGCGCGCGACAAAGGCGGCTGGCAGACCTCCACCGTCATCGAGACCCAGCATCCCGGGCTGTTCGCCGAAGGTCTGTTCGAATACCAGCATGCCAACGGCGCGGACGAGCACGCCTCACTGCGCTCCGGTTTCCAGACCTGGGTGCAGGTGGATCTGGCGACGCTGCAGACCGCGATCGGTGCCGACGATGCGCAGGGCCTGCCGATGATGGGGCTGACCTATCCGGCCGCTGACGATGGCCAGGAACATCAGCGCACCGTGGTGCTGGGGCCGCTGGCCCACTACCGCGCGCAGGAGGTGGATGCAGCCACCTGCAGCGCGGACGACCACGGCTCCTGCCCGTGCTGCCTGTTCACCCGCAGCATGGATGCCTTTGAGGATCTGCTGAAGGCACGCCCGTTCCTGGCCATCCGGTTGTTCGCCTCGCGCGATGCCGATGGCCTGTGCGAAGCCGATTGCCGGGTCAACGGCCATGACTTCGGCGCCGCCCTGCCCCTGCTGCGTGCCTATGCCGCCAGCTGGCCGCAGGCCGGCCTGGAGTTCCGCAAGCAGTACGTGGTGATCCGCACCGGCGCGCCCGCCTGA
- the ahpF gene encoding alkyl hydroperoxide reductase subunit F, which produces MLDANLQSQLKTYLERVTRPIQITAHADDGAKSQEMLELLQTLESLSDRISLQVLRDGQGRVPSFDLGTPGQDIHLTFAGLPMGHEFTSLVLALLQVGGHPSKATAELIEQVQNLEGEYRFETYFSLSCQNCPDVVQALNLAAVLNPRIQHVAIDGALFQDEVEQREIMSVPTVYLNGEVFDQGRMTLEQIVAKLDTNASKRDAEKIAAKDAFDVLVVGGGPAGAAAAIYAARKGIRTGIAAERFGGQVLDTMAIENFISVKETEGPKLATALEQHVREYDVDIMNLQRASALLPAGEDGLVQVQLENGAVLKSRSVILSTGARWRQMNVPGEDQYRNKGVAYCPHCDGPLFKGKRVAVIGGGNSGVEAAIDLAGIVSHVTLLEFDSSLRADEVLQKKLRSLANVTVLTSAQTTEVLGDGSRVTGLVYKDRVGGDAHRVDLEGIFVQIGLLPNTEWLKDTVALSPRGEIVIDDRGQTNLPGVFAAGDCTTVPYKQIIIAMGAGSTAALSAFDHLIRSSVPKSSGAVAEAA; this is translated from the coding sequence ATGTTGGACGCCAACCTGCAGTCGCAGCTGAAGACCTATCTGGAGCGCGTGACCCGCCCGATCCAGATCACCGCGCACGCCGACGACGGCGCCAAGTCGCAGGAGATGCTGGAACTGCTGCAGACCCTGGAAAGCCTGTCGGACAGGATCTCGCTGCAGGTGCTGCGCGATGGCCAGGGCCGCGTGCCGTCCTTCGACCTGGGCACCCCGGGCCAGGACATCCACCTGACCTTCGCCGGCCTGCCGATGGGCCACGAGTTCACCTCGCTGGTGCTGGCGCTGCTGCAGGTTGGCGGTCATCCGTCCAAGGCCACCGCCGAGCTGATCGAGCAGGTGCAGAACCTCGAAGGCGAGTACCGCTTCGAAACCTACTTCTCGCTGTCCTGCCAGAACTGCCCGGACGTGGTGCAGGCGCTGAACCTGGCCGCGGTGCTCAACCCGCGCATCCAGCACGTGGCCATCGACGGCGCGCTGTTCCAGGACGAAGTCGAGCAGCGCGAGATCATGTCGGTGCCGACCGTGTACCTCAACGGTGAAGTGTTCGACCAGGGCCGCATGACCCTCGAGCAGATCGTGGCCAAGCTGGACACCAATGCCAGCAAGCGCGACGCCGAGAAGATCGCCGCCAAGGACGCCTTCGACGTGCTGGTGGTGGGCGGTGGCCCGGCCGGTGCTGCAGCGGCGATCTACGCCGCACGCAAGGGCATCCGCACCGGCATCGCCGCCGAGCGTTTCGGTGGCCAGGTGCTGGACACCATGGCGATCGAGAACTTCATCTCGGTGAAGGAGACCGAAGGCCCGAAGCTGGCCACGGCGCTGGAACAGCATGTGCGCGAGTACGACGTGGACATCATGAACCTGCAGCGCGCCAGCGCGCTGCTGCCGGCCGGCGAAGACGGCCTGGTGCAGGTGCAGCTGGAGAACGGCGCGGTACTGAAGTCGCGTTCGGTGATCCTGTCCACCGGCGCGCGCTGGCGGCAGATGAACGTGCCCGGCGAAGACCAGTACCGCAACAAGGGCGTGGCCTACTGCCCGCACTGCGACGGCCCGCTGTTCAAGGGCAAGCGGGTGGCGGTGATCGGCGGTGGCAACTCCGGCGTGGAAGCGGCCATCGACCTGGCCGGCATCGTGTCGCATGTAACCCTGCTGGAATTCGATTCCAGCCTGCGCGCCGATGAAGTGCTGCAGAAGAAGCTGCGCAGCCTGGCCAACGTCACCGTGCTGACCAGCGCACAGACCACCGAGGTGCTGGGCGATGGCAGCCGCGTCACCGGGCTGGTCTACAAGGACCGCGTCGGTGGTGATGCCCACCGGGTCGACCTGGAAGGCATCTTCGTGCAGATCGGCCTGCTGCCCAACACCGAATGGCTGAAGGACACCGTTGCGCTGTCGCCGCGTGGCGAGATCGTCATCGACGACCGTGGGCAGACCAACCTGCCCGGCGTGTTCGCCGCAGGTGATTGCACCACGGTACCCTACAAGCAGATCATCATCGCCATGGGCGCCGGTTCGACCGCCGCACTCAGCGCCTTTGACCACCTGATCCGCTCGTCCGTTCCCAAGAGCAGCGGTGCCGTGGCCGAAGCAGCCTGA
- a CDS encoding transaldolase: MSTPSKLSQLRELSVVVADTGDYEAIKRLQPVDCTTNPTLVKKALDLPVYAELIERELAWGRQQSGERETVVHAVADRLTIGVGALLSTLVPGRVSTEVDADLAHDTAATVAKARQFIQMYADAGVPREKILIKIAATWEGVEAARILQAEGIDCNLTLIFNPTQALACSEAGAFLISPFVGRILDWYVANGQAPASIDEDPGVTFVRGVYAEFKRRGSPTVVMGASFRSTAQIEALAGCDRLTISPDLLEKLDADHGELPRKLVAGAADGAAVTPIDAATFAADLAADPMATEKLATGIEAFAKDLQALRERIRSEL, from the coding sequence ATGAGTACCCCGTCCAAACTGTCCCAGCTGCGCGAACTGTCCGTGGTCGTTGCCGATACCGGTGACTACGAGGCGATCAAGCGCCTGCAGCCGGTGGACTGCACCACCAATCCGACCCTGGTGAAGAAGGCCCTGGACCTGCCGGTCTATGCAGAGCTGATCGAACGCGAACTGGCCTGGGGCCGCCAGCAGTCCGGCGAGCGCGAAACCGTGGTGCACGCCGTGGCCGACCGCCTGACCATCGGCGTCGGCGCGCTGCTGAGCACGCTGGTACCGGGCCGGGTATCCACCGAGGTCGATGCCGACCTGGCGCACGACACCGCCGCGACCGTGGCCAAGGCCCGCCAGTTCATCCAGATGTACGCCGACGCTGGCGTGCCGCGCGAGAAGATCCTGATCAAGATCGCCGCGACCTGGGAAGGCGTGGAAGCCGCGCGCATCCTGCAGGCCGAGGGCATCGACTGCAACCTGACCCTGATCTTCAACCCGACCCAGGCCCTGGCCTGCAGCGAAGCCGGCGCGTTCCTGATCTCGCCGTTCGTCGGCCGTATCCTCGATTGGTACGTGGCCAACGGCCAGGCCCCGGCCAGCATCGATGAAGACCCGGGCGTGACCTTCGTGCGCGGCGTGTATGCCGAGTTCAAGCGCCGCGGTTCGCCGACGGTGGTGATGGGCGCCTCGTTCCGTTCGACCGCGCAGATCGAAGCGCTGGCCGGCTGCGACCGGCTGACGATTTCGCCGGACCTGCTGGAAAAGCTGGACGCCGACCACGGCGAGCTGCCGCGCAAGCTGGTGGCCGGTGCCGCCGACGGCGCGGCGGTGACCCCGATCGATGCGGCGACGTTCGCAGCGGATCTGGCGGCCGACCCGATGGCCACCGAGAAGCTGGCGACCGGCATCGAGGCGTTTGCCAAGGATCTGCAGGCGCTGCGCGAGCGGATCCGTTCGGAGCTGTGA
- the rnk gene encoding nucleoside diphosphate kinase regulator — MNTASGLPPSIIVSTLDMDRLDAMLDSPAVSQTPAALALADELNRATVLPVDQIPEGIVMMHSRVECEDEVSGEKHVLTLVFPREANVDEGKVSVLAPVGSALLGLAVGQSIDWTAPGGRKLRLRVSAVHNDRR, encoded by the coding sequence ATGAACACCGCCAGCGGCCTGCCGCCGTCGATCATCGTTTCCACCCTCGACATGGACCGTCTGGACGCCATGCTCGACTCCCCTGCCGTCAGCCAGACCCCGGCCGCGCTTGCGCTTGCCGACGAACTCAACCGGGCCACGGTACTGCCGGTGGACCAGATTCCCGAAGGCATCGTCATGATGCATTCGCGCGTGGAATGCGAAGATGAAGTGTCAGGCGAGAAGCATGTGCTGACGCTGGTCTTCCCGCGCGAAGCCAATGTCGATGAAGGCAAGGTGTCCGTGCTGGCCCCGGTCGGCAGCGCCCTGCTGGGCCTGGCGGTCGGCCAGAGCATCGACTGGACCGCCCCCGGTGGCCGCAAGCTGCGGCTGCGCGTGAGTGCTGTCCACAACGACCGCCGCTGA
- the prmC gene encoding peptide chain release factor N(5)-glutamine methyltransferase — protein MPADSEPSLRQVVAEASARLGGVDARHEAELLLLHVLDCPRSWLFTHATEPLAAADQAAFEALLARRAAGEPVAYLTGRRGFWTLDLEVDPATLIPRPETELLVELALDRLPLDRALQLADLGTGSGAIALALASERPQAQVLATDASPGALAVAARNAARHELRNVRFAEGGHDWYAPLQGARFDLIASNPPYIASDDPHLEQGDLRFEPATALASGVDGLEDIRRIIDGGQAHLLPGGWLLIEHGWDQGAAIRALFDAAGFAQVQTVQDLEQRDRVTLGQRPA, from the coding sequence ATGCCTGCTGATTCCGAACCGTCCCTGCGCCAGGTCGTGGCCGAGGCCAGTGCCCGGCTGGGCGGCGTCGACGCCCGCCATGAGGCCGAGCTGCTGCTGCTGCATGTACTCGACTGCCCGCGCAGCTGGCTGTTCACGCATGCCACCGAACCGCTGGCCGCGGCCGACCAGGCCGCCTTCGAAGCCCTGCTGGCACGCCGCGCGGCCGGCGAGCCGGTGGCCTACCTGACCGGTCGCCGCGGCTTCTGGACGCTGGACCTGGAGGTGGATCCGGCGACGCTGATCCCGCGCCCGGAGACCGAGCTGCTGGTGGAACTGGCGCTGGACCGCCTGCCGCTGGACCGCGCGCTGCAGCTGGCCGACCTCGGCACCGGCAGCGGCGCGATTGCGCTGGCGCTGGCCAGCGAACGGCCGCAGGCGCAGGTGCTGGCCACCGATGCCAGCCCCGGTGCGCTGGCGGTCGCTGCGCGCAATGCCGCGCGCCATGAACTGCGCAACGTGCGCTTCGCCGAGGGCGGGCACGACTGGTATGCGCCGCTGCAGGGGGCGCGCTTCGACCTGATCGCCAGCAACCCGCCGTACATCGCCAGCGACGATCCGCATCTGGAACAGGGCGACCTGCGCTTCGAACCGGCCACCGCGCTGGCCTCCGGCGTGGATGGCCTGGAGGACATCCGCCGCATCATCGACGGCGGCCAGGCCCATCTGCTGCCTGGCGGCTGGCTGCTGATCGAGCACGGCTGGGACCAGGGCGCGGCGATCCGCGCGCTGTTCGACGCCGCCGGTTTCGCGCAGGTGCAGACCGTGCAGGACCTGGAGCAGCGCGACCGCGTCACCCTGGGCCAGCGCCCGGCCTAG
- a CDS encoding nucleoside deaminase: MLYAQVHLTLPAWIHDQIDLDRRYPGDEAKVALAIELSRLNVEHASGGPFGAVVFGPDDKVIAAGVNRVMPHATSLAHAENMAYMLAQQRLQTPRLNAVLSPVTLATSSQPCCQCYGATVWAGIDRLLIGANSADVEELTPFDEGPLPADWVGELNKRGIEVVQGLNRDAARSVLRAYGESDGARY, encoded by the coding sequence ATGCTGTACGCGCAAGTCCACCTGACCCTTCCCGCCTGGATCCACGACCAGATCGACCTGGATCGTCGATATCCGGGCGATGAGGCCAAGGTCGCGCTGGCGATCGAGCTGTCGCGGTTGAACGTCGAGCACGCCAGCGGCGGCCCGTTCGGCGCGGTGGTGTTCGGTCCCGATGACAAGGTGATCGCGGCCGGCGTGAACCGGGTGATGCCGCACGCGACCTCGCTGGCGCATGCCGAGAACATGGCCTACATGCTGGCCCAGCAGCGCCTGCAGACGCCGCGCCTGAACGCGGTGCTGTCCCCGGTCACCCTGGCCACCAGTTCGCAGCCGTGCTGCCAGTGCTATGGCGCCACTGTGTGGGCCGGTATCGACCGCCTGCTGATCGGTGCCAACTCGGCCGACGTCGAAGAGCTGACCCCGTTCGATGAAGGCCCGCTGCCGGCCGACTGGGTCGGCGAGCTCAACAAGCGCGGCATCGAAGTGGTGCAGGGCCTGAACCGCGACGCCGCGCGCAGCGTGCTGCGTGCCTATGGGGAAAGCGATGGCGCCCGTTACTGA